A region from the Arachis ipaensis cultivar K30076 chromosome B01, Araip1.1, whole genome shotgun sequence genome encodes:
- the LOC107643097 gene encoding cytokinin dehydrogenase 3 codes for MARIFVLTLWLIIAVTMRHIAEAKEWSLLQAPTEIQQRLIRDPLSISLASTDYGHIIHQNPTAIFAPISVTDISNLIQFSNSLPIPFGIAARGQAHSVHGQSMARDGVVVNMTALREGRGVVVVADGGALGRPYADVGGEEIWIDVLHAALKRGLTPLSWTDYLYLSVGGTLSNAGISGQTFLFGPQISNVHELHVITGKGERVTCSTDNNKELFYAVLGGLGQFGIITRARIALGPAPTRVKWLRLLYNNFTEFSGDQEHLIAINGRNETIGANYVEGFLLLNKPPLDLSFYPEADKPRITSLVTQYGIIYIIELVKYYDNTTQHHVHEDVALLVQGLKFVPTFMFEKDVSYEEFLNRVHFDELALRSQGLWEVPHPWLNLFVPRSRISDVDEGVFKAIMLKQNINPGIVIVYPVNRSKWDDNMSAVTPNEDIFYVVSILRATNFDKLEAFEAQNQQILQFCEDNGIGMKQYLPQNKTHEEWMLHFGPKWTLFKQRKQEFDPRNILSPGQGIFN; via the exons atggctAGGATTTTTGTCCTTACTCTGTGGCTAATAATAGCGGTGACCATGAGACATATTGCAGAAGCAAAAGAATGGTCACTACTACAAGCACCAACTGAAATTCAACAAAGGCTTATTCGTGACCCTCTCTCAATTTCACTAGCCTCTACCGATTACGGTCACATCATTCACCAAAACCCTACAGCCATCTTCGCACCAATTTCCGTTACGGACATTTCTAACTTGATTCAATTCTCAAATTCCCTTCCTATTCCTTTCGGGATCGCGGCCCGAGGGCAGGCACACTCCGTTCACGGGCAGTCCATGGCGCGGGACGGGGTAGTGGTGAACATGACGGCTCTGAGGGAGGGGAGAGGGGTGGTTGTTGTGGCGGATGGCGGTGCATTGGGTCGTCCTTATGCGGATGTTGGTGGTGaagagatttggattgatgttcTGCATGCAGCACTTAAACGTGGACTGACGCCGTTATCTTGGACTGATTATTTGTACTTATCAGTTGGTGGAACTCTCTCTAATGCTGGCATTAGTGGCCAAACCTTCCTTTTTGGTCCTCAGATCTCCAATGTTCATGAATTGCATGTCATTACAG GAAAAGGAGAACGAGTGACTTGTTCTACAGATAATAACAAAGAGTTATTTTATGCCGTTCTTGGAGGTCTAGGTCAATTTGGAATCATAACAAGAGCAAGAATAGCCCTAGGGCCTGCACCCACAAGG GTGAAGTGGCTTCGTTTGCTTTACAATAACTTCACTGAATTTTCTGGCGATCAAGAGCATTTGATTGCAATCAATGGAAGAAACGAAACTATTGGAGCCAATTATGTAGAAGGTTTTCTTCTACTAAATAAACCACCACTAGACCTTTCTTTTTATCCAGAAGCTGATAAACCTCGCATAACTTCTCTTGTAACCCAATACGGCATTATCTATATTATAGAGTTGGTCAAATATTATGACAATACCACTCAACATCATGTCCACGAG GATGTTGCACTTTTGGTCCAAGGATTAAAGTTTGTACCTACGTTTATGTTTGAGAAAGATGTGTCGTATGAAGAATTTCTTAACAGAGTTCATTTTGATGAGCTGGCTCTTAGGTCGCAAGGACTTTGGGAAGTTCCTCATCCATGGTTGAATCTTTTTGTTCCAAGATCTCGAATTTCAGATGTTGATGAAGGTGTTTTCAAAGCCATCATGCTTAAGCAAAATATTAATCCTGGAATTGTCATAGTTTACCCTGTAAACCGATCAAA GTGGGATGATAATATGTCAGCAGTGACACCGAACGAAGATATCTTTTATGTTGTGAGTATTTTGCGTGCAACGAATTTTGATAAGTTGGAAGCATTTGAAGCTCAAAATCAACAAATATTACAATTCTGTGAAGATAATGGCATTGGGATGAAGCAATATCTTCCACAAAACAAAACACATGAAGAATGGATGTTACATTTTGGTCCCAAATGGACACTtttcaaacaaagaaaacaagaatttGATCCCAGAAATATATTGTCTCCAGGACAAGGGATTTTTAATTAG
- the LOC107643105 gene encoding cytokinin dehydrogenase 2: MARFSILDKNGFMLVLLLCLEATSMLTNAEISTDICPILFHAPTPITLSNKFACDNTTLTLAATDYGFVIHEKPLAVLEPTSTHDITELIKLSNSLPTPIPIAARGQAHSVYGQAMARDGIVVNMTHLNRYRHGKGIVIFRDEKDPWNSYADVGGEQVWNDVLQAALEYGLTPLSFTDSLGTSVAGTLVNAGVGGQVFKYGPQISTVYELDVITGKGDHVTCSAKKNSKLFYGVLGGLGQYGIITRARIALGPAPAKVKWLRLLYTDFSEFTKDEEHLISVHGRSGSNGFDFIQGFLKIEHWPDDLSFYPMEDVPRIHSLVSQHNIVYILELAKYYDDSNQADIDEDVENLIKGLKYVPTFKFERDVLYEGFLNRYKFVDPLLAAQGLSEAPKSWLDLFVPGSRISDINEGVFKEIVYKQNITAIGIMLVFPMNKAKWNDKMAVAIPDEEIFYLVSLLHYVSPDKYEASSTLKYQVLDFCKNSGIGIKAYLPKNKTHEEWKEHFGHKWESFKDGKDEFDPNRILAPGQKVFN; the protein is encoded by the exons ATGGCAAGGTTTTCTATACTTGATAAAAATGGTTTTATGTTGGTTCTTTTATTATGTCTAGAAGCTACTAGTATGCTCACAAATGCAGAAATATCCACAGATATATGTCCAATATTATTTCATGCACCCACGCCCATCACATTATCCAATAAATTTGCTTGTGACAATACTACCCTTACACTTGCCGCAACCGATTACGGTTTTGTGATTCACGAAAAGCCGTTAGCGGTTCTAGAACCAACTTCCACGCACGACATAACAGAATTGATAAAGCTGTCAAATTCCCTTCCTACCCCTATCCCAATAGCAGCTAGAGGGCAAGCACACTCGGTGTACGGACAGGCGATGGCGCGTGATGGGATAGTGGTGAACATGACGCATCTAAACCGTTACAGGCACGGGAAGGGGATTGTTATATTTCGTGATGAGAAGGATCCATGGAACTCTTATGCTGACGTGGGCGGGGAGCAGGTGTGGAACGATGTGTTGCAAGCCGCACTGGAATATGGACTCACACCACTCTCGTTTACTGATAGTTTGGGCACTTCGGTTGCCGGAACCCTCGTCAATGCCGGAGTTGGTGGCCAAGTATTCAAATACGGCCCTCAGATCTCTACTGTTTATGAACTCGATGTTATTACTG GAAAAGGAGATCACGTGACTTGTTCTGCCAAAAagaattcaaaattattttacGGTGTCCTTGGAGGTTTAGGACAATACGGAATAATCACCAGAGCAAGAATAGCTTTGGGTCCCGCTCCAGCAAAA GTGAAGTGGCTCCGTTTGCTTTACACTGATTTCTCTGAATTTACTAAGGACGAAGAACACTTAATTTCAGTTCATGGAAGAAGTGGCAGCAATGGATTCGATTTCATACAAGGTTTTCTTAAGATAGAGCATTGGCCTGATGACCTTTCCTTTTATCCAATGGAAGATGTGCCTCGCATACATTCCTTAGTGTCCCAACATAACATCGTTTATATCTTAGAGCTTGCTAAATATTATGATGATAGTAATCAAGCCGACATTGACGag GATGTGGAAAATTTGATAAAGGGGTTGAAATACGTTCCTACATTTAAGTTTGAAAGGGACGTATTGTACGAGGGTTTTCTAAATAGGTACAAATTTGTTGATCCTCTTCTTGCGGCACAAGGGCTTTCAGAGGCACCAAAATCTTGGTTGGATCTCTTTGTTCCAGGATCCAGAATTTCAGATATAAATGAAGGTGTATTCAAGGAAATTGTCTATAAGCAAAATATTACTGCCATTGGGATCATGTTAGTTTTTCCCATGAACAAAGCAAA ATGGAATGATAAAATGGCGGTGGCAATACCTGATGAAGAAATATTCTACCTTGTGAGTCTTCTACATTATGTTTCACCCGATAAATATGAAGCATCGAGTACTCTAAAATATCAAGTATTAGATTTCTGTAAAAATTCGGGTATTGGGATCAAAGCATATCTTCCAAAAAACAAAACTCACGAAGAATGGAAGGAGCATTTTGGACATAAATGGGAAAGTTTCAAAGATGGAAAAGATGAATTTGATCCCAACAGAATATTGGCTCCTGGACAAAAAGTTttcaattga